In Sphaerodactylus townsendi isolate TG3544 linkage group LG13, MPM_Stown_v2.3, whole genome shotgun sequence, one DNA window encodes the following:
- the KLHL13 gene encoding kelch-like protein 13 isoform X5: MDHSVLRREVAAVLHDRSLVEEEDPHMKVSLGSSDMGVSAHLQSSKAGTTRFFTSNTHSSVVLQGFDQLRIEGLLCDVTLVPGDGDEVFPVHRAMMASASDYFKAMFTGGMKEQDLMCIKLHGVNKIGLKKIIDFIYTAKLSLNMDNLQDTLEAASFLQILPVLDFCKVFLISGVSLENCVEVGRIANTYNLTEVDKYVNNYILKNFPALLSTGEFVKLPFERLAFVLSSNSLKHCTELELFKAACRWLRSEEPRMEFAAKLMKNIRFPLMTPQDLINYVQTVDFMRTDNTCVNLLLEASNYQMMPYMQPVMQSERTAIRSDSTHLVTLGGVLRQQLVVSKELRMYDEKAHEWRSLAPMDAPRYQHGIAVIGNFLYVVGGQSNYDTKGKTAVDTVFRFDPRYNKWMQVASLNEKRTFFHLSALKGHLYAVGGRNAAGELATVECYNPRMNEWSCKCGCTNEPHSCLARDWVYGGLDVYSSGGITHDTFQKELMCFDPDTDKWTQKAPMTTVRGLHCMCTVGDKLYVIGGNHFRGTSDYDDVLSCEYYSPTLDQWTPIAAMLRGQSDVGVAVFENKIYVVGGYSWNNRCMVEIVQKYDPEKDEWHKVFDLPESLGGIRACTLTVFPPDDNTGSPSRESPLSAP; this comes from the exons ATCTCTGGTTGAAGAGGAGGACCCTCACATGAAAGTATCTCTTGGGAGCAGCGATATGGGTGTGTCTGCCCATCTGCAGTCTTCCAAGGCAGGAACCACGAGATTTTTCACCAGCAATACTCATAGTTCAGTGGTACTACAG GGTTTCGACCAGCTTCGAATAGAAGGTCTGCTTTGCGATGTGACACTTGTGCCAGGCGATGGGGATGAAGTGTTTCCTGTTCACAGGGCGATGATGGCATCGGCTAGCGATTACTTCAAAGCCATGTTCACAG GTGGGATGAAAGAACAAGACTTAATGTGCATTAAACTCCACGGTGTGAACAAAATAGGTTTAAAGAAGATCATAGATTTTATTTATACTGCAAAACTTTCTCTCAACATGGACAACCTCCAGGACACTTTAGAAGCTGCCAGCTTTTTACAGATCTTGCCAGTTTTGGACTTCTGTAAAGTGTTTCTTATATCTGGG GTTTCCTTAGAAAACTGCGTTGAAGTGGGGCGGATTGCCAATACGTACAACCTCACCGAAGTGGATAAATATGTGAACAATTACATCCTCAAGAACTTTCCTGCGTTGTTAAGTACTGGCGAGTTTGTGAAACTCCCGTTTGAGCGCCTTGCCTTTGTTCTTTCGAGCAATAGCCTTAAGCACTGCACTGAGCTGGAACTCTTCAAGGCTGCCTGTCGCTGGCTGCGGTCCGAGGAGCCACGGATGGAATTTGCGGCAAAACTCATGAAGAACATCCGGTTCCCTCTGATGACTCCACAGGATCTTATCAACTACGTACAGACGGTGGATTTCATGAGGACTGACAACACATGTGTGAACTTGCTCCTGGAAGCCAGCAACTACCAAATGATGCCCTACATGCAGCCCGTCATGCAGTCGGAAAGGACGGCCATTCGCTCGGACAGCACCCACTTGGTCACGCTGGGTGGGGTGCTGCGGCAGCAGCTGGTGGTCAGTAAGGAGCTGCGGATGTATGACGAAAAAGCACACGAGTGGCGGTCGCTGGCACCCATGGATGCCCCCCGGTACCAGCACGGCATTGCTGTGATTGGGAACTTTCTTTACGTCGTTGGAGGCCAGAGCAATTACGACACAAAAGGCAAGACGGCGGTTGACACTGTGTTTAGGTTTGATCCTCGCTATAATAAGTGGATGCAAGTGGCTTCTTTGAATGAAAAGCGAACCTTCTTCCACCTAAGTGCCCTCAAAGGACATCTGTATGCAGTTGGTGGCCGGAATGCAGCTGGCGAGTTAG CTACAGTGGAGTGCTACAATCCAAGGATGAATGAATGGAGCTGTAAGTGTGGCTGTACGAATGAGCCCCACTCATGCTTGGCGCGGGACTGGGTCTATGGAGGCCTGGATGTATATTCTTCAG GAGGCATCACCCATGATACTTTCCAGAAGGAACTCATGTGCTTCGACCCTGACACGGACAAATGGACTCAGAAGGCTCCAATGACCACAGTCAGAGGCCTTCACTGCATGTGTACTGTTGGTGACAAGCTGTATGTCATTGGTGGAAACCATTTCAGAGGAACCAGTGATTATGATGACGTTCTAAGCTGTGAATATTACTCACCAACCTTAGACCAGTGGACACCAATTGCTGCTATGCTTCGTGGTCAGAGTGATGTTGGAGTGGCTGTGTTTGAAAACAAAATTTATGTGGTTGGAGGATATTCGTGGAACAACCGCTGTATGGTGGAAATAGTTCAGAAGTATGACCCGGAAAAAGATGAGTGGCACAAAGTCTTTGATCTCCCAGAATCCCTCGGGGGCATCCGTGCCTGTACTCTGACAGTGTTTCCTCCTGATGACAATACAGGGTCACCTTCTAGAGAATCTCCTCTTTCAGCACCTTGA
- the KLHL13 gene encoding kelch-like protein 13 isoform X1 — protein MLRFLFRWYCCSSNEECSEDDKCILSSIVVTNMPLKWKTSSPAIWKFPVPVLKTSRSSPLSPAYISLVEEEDPHMKVSLGSSDMGVSAHLQSSKAGTTRFFTSNTHSSVVLQGFDQLRIEGLLCDVTLVPGDGDEVFPVHRAMMASASDYFKAMFTGGMKEQDLMCIKLHGVNKIGLKKIIDFIYTAKLSLNMDNLQDTLEAASFLQILPVLDFCKVFLISGVSLENCVEVGRIANTYNLTEVDKYVNNYILKNFPALLSTGEFVKLPFERLAFVLSSNSLKHCTELELFKAACRWLRSEEPRMEFAAKLMKNIRFPLMTPQDLINYVQTVDFMRTDNTCVNLLLEASNYQMMPYMQPVMQSERTAIRSDSTHLVTLGGVLRQQLVVSKELRMYDEKAHEWRSLAPMDAPRYQHGIAVIGNFLYVVGGQSNYDTKGKTAVDTVFRFDPRYNKWMQVASLNEKRTFFHLSALKGHLYAVGGRNAAGELATVECYNPRMNEWSCKCGCTNEPHSCLARDWVYGGLDVYSSGGITHDTFQKELMCFDPDTDKWTQKAPMTTVRGLHCMCTVGDKLYVIGGNHFRGTSDYDDVLSCEYYSPTLDQWTPIAAMLRGQSDVGVAVFENKIYVVGGYSWNNRCMVEIVQKYDPEKDEWHKVFDLPESLGGIRACTLTVFPPDDNTGSPSRESPLSAP, from the exons ATCTCTGGTTGAAGAGGAGGACCCTCACATGAAAGTATCTCTTGGGAGCAGCGATATGGGTGTGTCTGCCCATCTGCAGTCTTCCAAGGCAGGAACCACGAGATTTTTCACCAGCAATACTCATAGTTCAGTGGTACTACAG GGTTTCGACCAGCTTCGAATAGAAGGTCTGCTTTGCGATGTGACACTTGTGCCAGGCGATGGGGATGAAGTGTTTCCTGTTCACAGGGCGATGATGGCATCGGCTAGCGATTACTTCAAAGCCATGTTCACAG GTGGGATGAAAGAACAAGACTTAATGTGCATTAAACTCCACGGTGTGAACAAAATAGGTTTAAAGAAGATCATAGATTTTATTTATACTGCAAAACTTTCTCTCAACATGGACAACCTCCAGGACACTTTAGAAGCTGCCAGCTTTTTACAGATCTTGCCAGTTTTGGACTTCTGTAAAGTGTTTCTTATATCTGGG GTTTCCTTAGAAAACTGCGTTGAAGTGGGGCGGATTGCCAATACGTACAACCTCACCGAAGTGGATAAATATGTGAACAATTACATCCTCAAGAACTTTCCTGCGTTGTTAAGTACTGGCGAGTTTGTGAAACTCCCGTTTGAGCGCCTTGCCTTTGTTCTTTCGAGCAATAGCCTTAAGCACTGCACTGAGCTGGAACTCTTCAAGGCTGCCTGTCGCTGGCTGCGGTCCGAGGAGCCACGGATGGAATTTGCGGCAAAACTCATGAAGAACATCCGGTTCCCTCTGATGACTCCACAGGATCTTATCAACTACGTACAGACGGTGGATTTCATGAGGACTGACAACACATGTGTGAACTTGCTCCTGGAAGCCAGCAACTACCAAATGATGCCCTACATGCAGCCCGTCATGCAGTCGGAAAGGACGGCCATTCGCTCGGACAGCACCCACTTGGTCACGCTGGGTGGGGTGCTGCGGCAGCAGCTGGTGGTCAGTAAGGAGCTGCGGATGTATGACGAAAAAGCACACGAGTGGCGGTCGCTGGCACCCATGGATGCCCCCCGGTACCAGCACGGCATTGCTGTGATTGGGAACTTTCTTTACGTCGTTGGAGGCCAGAGCAATTACGACACAAAAGGCAAGACGGCGGTTGACACTGTGTTTAGGTTTGATCCTCGCTATAATAAGTGGATGCAAGTGGCTTCTTTGAATGAAAAGCGAACCTTCTTCCACCTAAGTGCCCTCAAAGGACATCTGTATGCAGTTGGTGGCCGGAATGCAGCTGGCGAGTTAG CTACAGTGGAGTGCTACAATCCAAGGATGAATGAATGGAGCTGTAAGTGTGGCTGTACGAATGAGCCCCACTCATGCTTGGCGCGGGACTGGGTCTATGGAGGCCTGGATGTATATTCTTCAG GAGGCATCACCCATGATACTTTCCAGAAGGAACTCATGTGCTTCGACCCTGACACGGACAAATGGACTCAGAAGGCTCCAATGACCACAGTCAGAGGCCTTCACTGCATGTGTACTGTTGGTGACAAGCTGTATGTCATTGGTGGAAACCATTTCAGAGGAACCAGTGATTATGATGACGTTCTAAGCTGTGAATATTACTCACCAACCTTAGACCAGTGGACACCAATTGCTGCTATGCTTCGTGGTCAGAGTGATGTTGGAGTGGCTGTGTTTGAAAACAAAATTTATGTGGTTGGAGGATATTCGTGGAACAACCGCTGTATGGTGGAAATAGTTCAGAAGTATGACCCGGAAAAAGATGAGTGGCACAAAGTCTTTGATCTCCCAGAATCCCTCGGGGGCATCCGTGCCTGTACTCTGACAGTGTTTCCTCCTGATGACAATACAGGGTCACCTTCTAGAGAATCTCCTCTTTCAGCACCTTGA
- the KLHL13 gene encoding kelch-like protein 13 isoform X4, with the protein MLRFLFRWYCCSSNEECSEDDKCILSRSLVEEEDPHMKVSLGSSDMGVSAHLQSSKAGTTRFFTSNTHSSVVLQGFDQLRIEGLLCDVTLVPGDGDEVFPVHRAMMASASDYFKAMFTGGMKEQDLMCIKLHGVNKIGLKKIIDFIYTAKLSLNMDNLQDTLEAASFLQILPVLDFCKVFLISGVSLENCVEVGRIANTYNLTEVDKYVNNYILKNFPALLSTGEFVKLPFERLAFVLSSNSLKHCTELELFKAACRWLRSEEPRMEFAAKLMKNIRFPLMTPQDLINYVQTVDFMRTDNTCVNLLLEASNYQMMPYMQPVMQSERTAIRSDSTHLVTLGGVLRQQLVVSKELRMYDEKAHEWRSLAPMDAPRYQHGIAVIGNFLYVVGGQSNYDTKGKTAVDTVFRFDPRYNKWMQVASLNEKRTFFHLSALKGHLYAVGGRNAAGELATVECYNPRMNEWSCKCGCTNEPHSCLARDWVYGGLDVYSSGGITHDTFQKELMCFDPDTDKWTQKAPMTTVRGLHCMCTVGDKLYVIGGNHFRGTSDYDDVLSCEYYSPTLDQWTPIAAMLRGQSDVGVAVFENKIYVVGGYSWNNRCMVEIVQKYDPEKDEWHKVFDLPESLGGIRACTLTVFPPDDNTGSPSRESPLSAP; encoded by the exons ATCTCTGGTTGAAGAGGAGGACCCTCACATGAAAGTATCTCTTGGGAGCAGCGATATGGGTGTGTCTGCCCATCTGCAGTCTTCCAAGGCAGGAACCACGAGATTTTTCACCAGCAATACTCATAGTTCAGTGGTACTACAG GGTTTCGACCAGCTTCGAATAGAAGGTCTGCTTTGCGATGTGACACTTGTGCCAGGCGATGGGGATGAAGTGTTTCCTGTTCACAGGGCGATGATGGCATCGGCTAGCGATTACTTCAAAGCCATGTTCACAG GTGGGATGAAAGAACAAGACTTAATGTGCATTAAACTCCACGGTGTGAACAAAATAGGTTTAAAGAAGATCATAGATTTTATTTATACTGCAAAACTTTCTCTCAACATGGACAACCTCCAGGACACTTTAGAAGCTGCCAGCTTTTTACAGATCTTGCCAGTTTTGGACTTCTGTAAAGTGTTTCTTATATCTGGG GTTTCCTTAGAAAACTGCGTTGAAGTGGGGCGGATTGCCAATACGTACAACCTCACCGAAGTGGATAAATATGTGAACAATTACATCCTCAAGAACTTTCCTGCGTTGTTAAGTACTGGCGAGTTTGTGAAACTCCCGTTTGAGCGCCTTGCCTTTGTTCTTTCGAGCAATAGCCTTAAGCACTGCACTGAGCTGGAACTCTTCAAGGCTGCCTGTCGCTGGCTGCGGTCCGAGGAGCCACGGATGGAATTTGCGGCAAAACTCATGAAGAACATCCGGTTCCCTCTGATGACTCCACAGGATCTTATCAACTACGTACAGACGGTGGATTTCATGAGGACTGACAACACATGTGTGAACTTGCTCCTGGAAGCCAGCAACTACCAAATGATGCCCTACATGCAGCCCGTCATGCAGTCGGAAAGGACGGCCATTCGCTCGGACAGCACCCACTTGGTCACGCTGGGTGGGGTGCTGCGGCAGCAGCTGGTGGTCAGTAAGGAGCTGCGGATGTATGACGAAAAAGCACACGAGTGGCGGTCGCTGGCACCCATGGATGCCCCCCGGTACCAGCACGGCATTGCTGTGATTGGGAACTTTCTTTACGTCGTTGGAGGCCAGAGCAATTACGACACAAAAGGCAAGACGGCGGTTGACACTGTGTTTAGGTTTGATCCTCGCTATAATAAGTGGATGCAAGTGGCTTCTTTGAATGAAAAGCGAACCTTCTTCCACCTAAGTGCCCTCAAAGGACATCTGTATGCAGTTGGTGGCCGGAATGCAGCTGGCGAGTTAG CTACAGTGGAGTGCTACAATCCAAGGATGAATGAATGGAGCTGTAAGTGTGGCTGTACGAATGAGCCCCACTCATGCTTGGCGCGGGACTGGGTCTATGGAGGCCTGGATGTATATTCTTCAG GAGGCATCACCCATGATACTTTCCAGAAGGAACTCATGTGCTTCGACCCTGACACGGACAAATGGACTCAGAAGGCTCCAATGACCACAGTCAGAGGCCTTCACTGCATGTGTACTGTTGGTGACAAGCTGTATGTCATTGGTGGAAACCATTTCAGAGGAACCAGTGATTATGATGACGTTCTAAGCTGTGAATATTACTCACCAACCTTAGACCAGTGGACACCAATTGCTGCTATGCTTCGTGGTCAGAGTGATGTTGGAGTGGCTGTGTTTGAAAACAAAATTTATGTGGTTGGAGGATATTCGTGGAACAACCGCTGTATGGTGGAAATAGTTCAGAAGTATGACCCGGAAAAAGATGAGTGGCACAAAGTCTTTGATCTCCCAGAATCCCTCGGGGGCATCCGTGCCTGTACTCTGACAGTGTTTCCTCCTGATGACAATACAGGGTCACCTTCTAGAGAATCTCCTCTTTCAGCACCTTGA
- the KLHL13 gene encoding kelch-like protein 13 isoform X2 produces the protein MPLKWKTSSPAIWKFPVPVLKTSRSSPLSPAYISLVEEEDPHMKVSLGSSDMGVSAHLQSSKAGTTRFFTSNTHSSVVLQGFDQLRIEGLLCDVTLVPGDGDEVFPVHRAMMASASDYFKAMFTGGMKEQDLMCIKLHGVNKIGLKKIIDFIYTAKLSLNMDNLQDTLEAASFLQILPVLDFCKVFLISGVSLENCVEVGRIANTYNLTEVDKYVNNYILKNFPALLSTGEFVKLPFERLAFVLSSNSLKHCTELELFKAACRWLRSEEPRMEFAAKLMKNIRFPLMTPQDLINYVQTVDFMRTDNTCVNLLLEASNYQMMPYMQPVMQSERTAIRSDSTHLVTLGGVLRQQLVVSKELRMYDEKAHEWRSLAPMDAPRYQHGIAVIGNFLYVVGGQSNYDTKGKTAVDTVFRFDPRYNKWMQVASLNEKRTFFHLSALKGHLYAVGGRNAAGELATVECYNPRMNEWSCKCGCTNEPHSCLARDWVYGGLDVYSSGGITHDTFQKELMCFDPDTDKWTQKAPMTTVRGLHCMCTVGDKLYVIGGNHFRGTSDYDDVLSCEYYSPTLDQWTPIAAMLRGQSDVGVAVFENKIYVVGGYSWNNRCMVEIVQKYDPEKDEWHKVFDLPESLGGIRACTLTVFPPDDNTGSPSRESPLSAP, from the exons ATCTCTGGTTGAAGAGGAGGACCCTCACATGAAAGTATCTCTTGGGAGCAGCGATATGGGTGTGTCTGCCCATCTGCAGTCTTCCAAGGCAGGAACCACGAGATTTTTCACCAGCAATACTCATAGTTCAGTGGTACTACAG GGTTTCGACCAGCTTCGAATAGAAGGTCTGCTTTGCGATGTGACACTTGTGCCAGGCGATGGGGATGAAGTGTTTCCTGTTCACAGGGCGATGATGGCATCGGCTAGCGATTACTTCAAAGCCATGTTCACAG GTGGGATGAAAGAACAAGACTTAATGTGCATTAAACTCCACGGTGTGAACAAAATAGGTTTAAAGAAGATCATAGATTTTATTTATACTGCAAAACTTTCTCTCAACATGGACAACCTCCAGGACACTTTAGAAGCTGCCAGCTTTTTACAGATCTTGCCAGTTTTGGACTTCTGTAAAGTGTTTCTTATATCTGGG GTTTCCTTAGAAAACTGCGTTGAAGTGGGGCGGATTGCCAATACGTACAACCTCACCGAAGTGGATAAATATGTGAACAATTACATCCTCAAGAACTTTCCTGCGTTGTTAAGTACTGGCGAGTTTGTGAAACTCCCGTTTGAGCGCCTTGCCTTTGTTCTTTCGAGCAATAGCCTTAAGCACTGCACTGAGCTGGAACTCTTCAAGGCTGCCTGTCGCTGGCTGCGGTCCGAGGAGCCACGGATGGAATTTGCGGCAAAACTCATGAAGAACATCCGGTTCCCTCTGATGACTCCACAGGATCTTATCAACTACGTACAGACGGTGGATTTCATGAGGACTGACAACACATGTGTGAACTTGCTCCTGGAAGCCAGCAACTACCAAATGATGCCCTACATGCAGCCCGTCATGCAGTCGGAAAGGACGGCCATTCGCTCGGACAGCACCCACTTGGTCACGCTGGGTGGGGTGCTGCGGCAGCAGCTGGTGGTCAGTAAGGAGCTGCGGATGTATGACGAAAAAGCACACGAGTGGCGGTCGCTGGCACCCATGGATGCCCCCCGGTACCAGCACGGCATTGCTGTGATTGGGAACTTTCTTTACGTCGTTGGAGGCCAGAGCAATTACGACACAAAAGGCAAGACGGCGGTTGACACTGTGTTTAGGTTTGATCCTCGCTATAATAAGTGGATGCAAGTGGCTTCTTTGAATGAAAAGCGAACCTTCTTCCACCTAAGTGCCCTCAAAGGACATCTGTATGCAGTTGGTGGCCGGAATGCAGCTGGCGAGTTAG CTACAGTGGAGTGCTACAATCCAAGGATGAATGAATGGAGCTGTAAGTGTGGCTGTACGAATGAGCCCCACTCATGCTTGGCGCGGGACTGGGTCTATGGAGGCCTGGATGTATATTCTTCAG GAGGCATCACCCATGATACTTTCCAGAAGGAACTCATGTGCTTCGACCCTGACACGGACAAATGGACTCAGAAGGCTCCAATGACCACAGTCAGAGGCCTTCACTGCATGTGTACTGTTGGTGACAAGCTGTATGTCATTGGTGGAAACCATTTCAGAGGAACCAGTGATTATGATGACGTTCTAAGCTGTGAATATTACTCACCAACCTTAGACCAGTGGACACCAATTGCTGCTATGCTTCGTGGTCAGAGTGATGTTGGAGTGGCTGTGTTTGAAAACAAAATTTATGTGGTTGGAGGATATTCGTGGAACAACCGCTGTATGGTGGAAATAGTTCAGAAGTATGACCCGGAAAAAGATGAGTGGCACAAAGTCTTTGATCTCCCAGAATCCCTCGGGGGCATCCGTGCCTGTACTCTGACAGTGTTTCCTCCTGATGACAATACAGGGTCACCTTCTAGAGAATCTCCTCTTTCAGCACCTTGA
- the KLHL13 gene encoding kelch-like protein 13 isoform X3, translated as MMWRDTLGVTNIDGMDHSVLRREVAAVLHDRSLVEEEDPHMKVSLGSSDMGVSAHLQSSKAGTTRFFTSNTHSSVVLQGFDQLRIEGLLCDVTLVPGDGDEVFPVHRAMMASASDYFKAMFTGGMKEQDLMCIKLHGVNKIGLKKIIDFIYTAKLSLNMDNLQDTLEAASFLQILPVLDFCKVFLISGVSLENCVEVGRIANTYNLTEVDKYVNNYILKNFPALLSTGEFVKLPFERLAFVLSSNSLKHCTELELFKAACRWLRSEEPRMEFAAKLMKNIRFPLMTPQDLINYVQTVDFMRTDNTCVNLLLEASNYQMMPYMQPVMQSERTAIRSDSTHLVTLGGVLRQQLVVSKELRMYDEKAHEWRSLAPMDAPRYQHGIAVIGNFLYVVGGQSNYDTKGKTAVDTVFRFDPRYNKWMQVASLNEKRTFFHLSALKGHLYAVGGRNAAGELATVECYNPRMNEWSCKCGCTNEPHSCLARDWVYGGLDVYSSGGITHDTFQKELMCFDPDTDKWTQKAPMTTVRGLHCMCTVGDKLYVIGGNHFRGTSDYDDVLSCEYYSPTLDQWTPIAAMLRGQSDVGVAVFENKIYVVGGYSWNNRCMVEIVQKYDPEKDEWHKVFDLPESLGGIRACTLTVFPPDDNTGSPSRESPLSAP; from the exons ATCTCTGGTTGAAGAGGAGGACCCTCACATGAAAGTATCTCTTGGGAGCAGCGATATGGGTGTGTCTGCCCATCTGCAGTCTTCCAAGGCAGGAACCACGAGATTTTTCACCAGCAATACTCATAGTTCAGTGGTACTACAG GGTTTCGACCAGCTTCGAATAGAAGGTCTGCTTTGCGATGTGACACTTGTGCCAGGCGATGGGGATGAAGTGTTTCCTGTTCACAGGGCGATGATGGCATCGGCTAGCGATTACTTCAAAGCCATGTTCACAG GTGGGATGAAAGAACAAGACTTAATGTGCATTAAACTCCACGGTGTGAACAAAATAGGTTTAAAGAAGATCATAGATTTTATTTATACTGCAAAACTTTCTCTCAACATGGACAACCTCCAGGACACTTTAGAAGCTGCCAGCTTTTTACAGATCTTGCCAGTTTTGGACTTCTGTAAAGTGTTTCTTATATCTGGG GTTTCCTTAGAAAACTGCGTTGAAGTGGGGCGGATTGCCAATACGTACAACCTCACCGAAGTGGATAAATATGTGAACAATTACATCCTCAAGAACTTTCCTGCGTTGTTAAGTACTGGCGAGTTTGTGAAACTCCCGTTTGAGCGCCTTGCCTTTGTTCTTTCGAGCAATAGCCTTAAGCACTGCACTGAGCTGGAACTCTTCAAGGCTGCCTGTCGCTGGCTGCGGTCCGAGGAGCCACGGATGGAATTTGCGGCAAAACTCATGAAGAACATCCGGTTCCCTCTGATGACTCCACAGGATCTTATCAACTACGTACAGACGGTGGATTTCATGAGGACTGACAACACATGTGTGAACTTGCTCCTGGAAGCCAGCAACTACCAAATGATGCCCTACATGCAGCCCGTCATGCAGTCGGAAAGGACGGCCATTCGCTCGGACAGCACCCACTTGGTCACGCTGGGTGGGGTGCTGCGGCAGCAGCTGGTGGTCAGTAAGGAGCTGCGGATGTATGACGAAAAAGCACACGAGTGGCGGTCGCTGGCACCCATGGATGCCCCCCGGTACCAGCACGGCATTGCTGTGATTGGGAACTTTCTTTACGTCGTTGGAGGCCAGAGCAATTACGACACAAAAGGCAAGACGGCGGTTGACACTGTGTTTAGGTTTGATCCTCGCTATAATAAGTGGATGCAAGTGGCTTCTTTGAATGAAAAGCGAACCTTCTTCCACCTAAGTGCCCTCAAAGGACATCTGTATGCAGTTGGTGGCCGGAATGCAGCTGGCGAGTTAG CTACAGTGGAGTGCTACAATCCAAGGATGAATGAATGGAGCTGTAAGTGTGGCTGTACGAATGAGCCCCACTCATGCTTGGCGCGGGACTGGGTCTATGGAGGCCTGGATGTATATTCTTCAG GAGGCATCACCCATGATACTTTCCAGAAGGAACTCATGTGCTTCGACCCTGACACGGACAAATGGACTCAGAAGGCTCCAATGACCACAGTCAGAGGCCTTCACTGCATGTGTACTGTTGGTGACAAGCTGTATGTCATTGGTGGAAACCATTTCAGAGGAACCAGTGATTATGATGACGTTCTAAGCTGTGAATATTACTCACCAACCTTAGACCAGTGGACACCAATTGCTGCTATGCTTCGTGGTCAGAGTGATGTTGGAGTGGCTGTGTTTGAAAACAAAATTTATGTGGTTGGAGGATATTCGTGGAACAACCGCTGTATGGTGGAAATAGTTCAGAAGTATGACCCGGAAAAAGATGAGTGGCACAAAGTCTTTGATCTCCCAGAATCCCTCGGGGGCATCCGTGCCTGTACTCTGACAGTGTTTCCTCCTGATGACAATACAGGGTCACCTTCTAGAGAATCTCCTCTTTCAGCACCTTGA